Proteins encoded together in one Polaribacter reichenbachii window:
- a CDS encoding lipopolysaccharide biosynthesis protein, with product MANKILVNSGIYSILNLLQKGINFLLVPILTSYLTTYDYGVVAVVTAVSAFLNVFYLLSLNGCLNRFYYEYKDDVEKVKKLFGTIVTFVFLFSFLLTIVLFLGHKYLIDPFLDNVSFFPFMLIGMISILFNPVYTIFQNTLQARQEGKRFGKNNLMFFTTNLCFLLISVTLLNLGAKGVLGSLALTNIIFFIYTISRFGKDITIGIDISILRESIKYSLPLVPHSLSGVVTTIIDRLFINNMLSTSLTGIYHLGNTFGGVVFLLASGVNQAFVPWFNEQAKLQKYNGIPRIAKVLVFLYCIIALGLSFFGKNIIFIITPEVYHQGWKVIPYISFAFVFHSVYYFFSTPLFYNIEKKGSRVLPFFTIFSAIVNIILNYFLIKEYGFLGAAIATLITKFVLVTSLSRVYKKFVKIDYSSIIMLLVPWLYFIISLIVFYDFETSEIMVKILIYSLVLIVTFFYLKKDILNLLKKDLV from the coding sequence ATGGCCAATAAAATTTTAGTTAATTCAGGAATTTATAGTATTCTTAATCTATTACAAAAAGGGATTAATTTTTTGTTAGTTCCAATACTAACTTCTTATTTAACTACATACGATTATGGGGTTGTAGCTGTTGTTACTGCAGTAAGTGCCTTTTTAAATGTATTTTATTTATTGTCTTTAAACGGTTGTCTTAATAGGTTTTATTACGAGTATAAAGATGATGTCGAAAAAGTTAAAAAGTTATTTGGTACAATTGTTACTTTTGTATTTTTATTTAGTTTCTTACTTACTATTGTTCTTTTTCTTGGGCATAAATATCTAATCGACCCATTTTTAGATAATGTAAGTTTTTTCCCTTTTATGTTAATAGGGATGATTTCTATTTTATTTAATCCAGTATACACCATTTTTCAAAATACTTTACAAGCTCGTCAAGAAGGTAAGAGATTTGGTAAGAACAATTTAATGTTTTTTACAACAAACCTTTGTTTTCTTTTAATTAGTGTTACTTTGTTAAATTTGGGAGCAAAAGGGGTTTTAGGTTCATTGGCTTTAACAAATATTATCTTTTTTATCTATACAATTTCTAGGTTTGGAAAAGACATTACAATTGGGATCGACATTTCAATTTTAAGAGAGTCTATTAAATATTCATTACCCCTTGTACCACATTCACTTTCTGGAGTAGTAACAACCATTATTGATAGATTGTTTATAAATAATATGTTGTCTACATCATTAACAGGGATATATCATCTTGGGAATACCTTTGGAGGAGTTGTTTTTTTATTAGCCTCTGGGGTTAATCAAGCATTTGTTCCATGGTTTAATGAACAAGCAAAATTACAGAAGTATAATGGAATTCCTAGAATTGCAAAAGTATTGGTTTTTTTATATTGCATTATTGCTCTTGGTTTATCTTTTTTTGGAAAGAATATTATTTTTATAATCACTCCTGAAGTATATCATCAAGGTTGGAAAGTTATTCCTTATATATCTTTTGCCTTCGTTTTTCATAGTGTATATTATTTCTTTTCAACCCCGCTTTTCTATAATATTGAAAAAAAAGGAAGTAGAGTTTTGCCTTTTTTTACAATTTTTTCTGCTATAGTAAATATTATACTTAATTATTTTTTAATTAAAGAATATGGATTTTTAGGAGCAGCCATAGCAACTTTAATTACTAAATTTGTTTTAGTAACTAGCTTAAGTAGAGTTTACAAAAAGTTTGTAAAAATTGATTATTCGAGTATAATTATGTTATTGGTTCCTTGGTTATATTTTATTATTTCTTTGATAGTGTTTTATGATTTTGAAACAAGTGAAATAATGGTTAAGATTTTAATTTATAGTTTGGTTTTGATTGTAACATTTTTCTATTTGAAAAAAGATATATTAAATTTATTAAAAAAGGATTTAGTCTAA
- the purD gene encoding phosphoribosylamine--glycine ligase, which translates to MNVLILGSGGREHAFALKLSESNKINQLFVAPGNAGTDKIAKNININPIDFTAVKNIVLENNIKMVVVGPEAPLVEGVHDFFLADDDLKSIPVIGPKKDGALLEGSKDFSKQFMQKHNVPTAKYQSFTKDNLTDGFAFLETLKPPYVLKADGLAAGKGVLILSSLKEAKAELEEMVSNQKFGEASSTVVIEEFLKGIELSVFVLTDGKNYKILPSAKDYKRIGEGDTGLNTGGMGAISPVPFADESFLNKVEELVVKPTIAGLQKDEIDYRGFIFIGLMNDNGNPSVVEYNVRMGDPETEVVLPRIESDLFDLFDGVANQTLNEKSFSVTDKTATTVMLVSGGYPEAYLKGKEITGFNNVDESIVFHAGTTIKDQKVVTNGGRVMAVTSFGDTIEEALEKSYKSIDKIHFDKMNYRKDIGFDLV; encoded by the coding sequence ATGAATGTACTTATTTTAGGTTCTGGAGGTAGAGAACACGCTTTTGCTTTAAAACTTTCAGAAAGCAACAAAATCAATCAGCTTTTTGTAGCTCCAGGAAATGCAGGGACAGATAAAATTGCCAAAAATATAAATATCAATCCAATCGATTTTACAGCAGTTAAAAATATTGTTTTAGAAAACAATATTAAAATGGTTGTAGTTGGTCCAGAAGCGCCTTTAGTAGAAGGTGTACACGACTTCTTTTTAGCTGATGATGATTTGAAAAGCATACCTGTAATTGGTCCTAAAAAAGATGGAGCTTTATTAGAAGGGTCAAAAGATTTTTCAAAGCAATTTATGCAAAAACATAATGTACCTACAGCAAAGTACCAATCATTTACAAAAGATAATTTAACTGATGGTTTTGCCTTTTTAGAAACATTAAAACCACCTTACGTGTTAAAAGCAGATGGTTTAGCAGCGGGTAAAGGGGTTTTAATTTTAAGCTCTTTAAAAGAAGCAAAAGCTGAATTAGAAGAAATGGTTTCTAATCAAAAATTTGGAGAAGCTTCATCTACAGTGGTTATCGAAGAATTTTTAAAAGGAATTGAGCTTTCTGTTTTTGTTTTAACGGATGGAAAAAACTATAAAATTTTACCATCAGCAAAAGATTACAAAAGAATTGGTGAAGGAGACACAGGTTTAAATACTGGTGGAATGGGCGCAATTTCTCCTGTACCTTTTGCAGATGAATCATTTTTAAATAAAGTAGAAGAATTGGTTGTAAAACCAACAATTGCAGGCTTACAAAAAGACGAAATTGATTATAGAGGTTTTATTTTTATTGGTTTAATGAATGATAATGGAAATCCTTCTGTGGTTGAGTATAATGTAAGAATGGGAGATCCTGAAACTGAGGTTGTATTGCCTAGAATTGAATCTGATTTATTTGATTTATTTGATGGTGTTGCAAATCAAACTTTAAATGAAAAATCATTTTCAGTAACAGATAAAACTGCAACAACAGTAATGTTAGTTTCTGGTGGATACCCTGAAGCTTATCTAAAAGGAAAAGAAATTACAGGTTTTAATAATGTAGATGAGTCTATCGTTTTTCATGCAGGTACCACAATTAAAGATCAAAAAGTTGTTACAAATGGTGGTAGAGTAATGGCTGTAACTTCTTTTGGGGATACAATTGAAGAAGCCTTAGAAAAAAGTTATAAAAGCATCGATAAAATACATTTCGATAAAATGAACTACAGAAAAGATATTGGTTTTGATTTAGTTTAA
- a CDS encoding exopolysaccharide biosynthesis polyprenyl glycosylphosphotransferase, with protein sequence MKQRKSIYIKPLVILIDLFLICSIIFATSFKDYLNTSFLTYIILSWLITTYYTKFYNVYRYTQVGVIITLLMSQFFVFALAYLSYFTVFKEGEVVNHQIFIFFLILSFITFFKFFIFYILRKFRSEGKDHRTIILFGGINSAKKLKDLFHSKNDFGYRFNGFFSNSEHKSKEYLGDVKKGFRLLDLGGIDEVYCNPSEITTNQLTKIRKFAEEKDIELRILPENKAIYRKDFILEYFGTIPVLKPKPLPFEKVETHISKRILDIIFSALVCITILSWLLPILWIFIRLDSKGPLFFKQKRDGINGRQFYCFKLRSMTVNDDADKVSASKNDKRITKVGAFLRKTSLDELPQFFNVLLGDMSIVGPRPHMNAHTKKFTNEIENYLVRNSVKPGITGLAQISGYRGEVVEKSDIKNRVRLDIFYIENWSFFLDIKIIVQTFFSVFLKEEKAY encoded by the coding sequence TTGAAACAAAGGAAATCTATTTATATTAAGCCTTTAGTAATCTTAATTGATCTATTTTTAATATGTTCAATCATTTTTGCAACTTCTTTTAAAGATTATTTAAATACTTCTTTTCTTACTTATATTATTTTATCCTGGTTAATTACTACTTATTATACAAAGTTTTATAACGTATATAGATATACACAAGTTGGTGTGATTATTACTCTATTAATGTCGCAATTTTTTGTTTTTGCGCTTGCTTATTTAAGTTATTTTACGGTATTTAAAGAAGGTGAGGTTGTCAACCATCAAATTTTTATTTTCTTTCTGATTTTATCTTTTATAACTTTTTTCAAATTTTTTATTTTCTATATTCTTAGAAAATTTAGATCTGAAGGTAAAGATCATAGAACAATTATTCTATTTGGTGGAATTAATTCAGCAAAGAAATTAAAAGATTTATTCCATTCTAAAAATGATTTTGGATATCGTTTTAATGGTTTTTTCTCAAATTCAGAACACAAGTCTAAAGAGTATTTGGGTGATGTTAAAAAAGGGTTTAGACTCCTTGATTTAGGTGGTATTGATGAAGTTTATTGTAATCCATCTGAAATTACCACAAATCAGCTCACTAAAATTCGTAAATTTGCAGAAGAAAAGGATATAGAGCTAAGAATTTTACCAGAAAACAAAGCGATTTATAGAAAAGATTTTATCCTAGAATATTTTGGAACAATTCCTGTTTTAAAGCCAAAACCTTTGCCTTTTGAGAAAGTAGAAACTCACATTTCAAAAAGAATTTTAGATATTATTTTTTCAGCATTAGTTTGTATCACAATTTTATCATGGTTATTGCCAATTTTATGGATATTTATTAGACTCGATTCTAAAGGTCCTTTATTCTTTAAACAAAAAAGAGACGGAATTAACGGCCGTCAGTTTTATTGTTTTAAACTAAGGTCTATGACTGTTAATGATGATGCTGATAAAGTCTCTGCTTCTAAAAACGATAAAAGAATTACCAAAGTAGGTGCTTTTTTAAGAAAAACAAGTTTAGATGAGTTGCCACAATTTTTTAATGTTCTTTTAGGAGATATGAGCATTGTAGGGCCAAGACCACATATGAATGCACATACCAAAAAATTTACCAACGAAATAGAAAATTATTTAGTTAGAAATTCTGTAAAACCCGGTATTACAGGTTTGGCGCAGATTAGTGGTTATAGAGGTGAAGTAGTAGAAAAATCTGATATTAAAAATAGGGTGCGATTAGATATTTTTTACATCGAAAACTGGTCTTTCTTTTTAGATATTAAAATAATTGTTCAAACTTTTTTTAGCGTTTTTCTTAAAGAAGAAAAAGCATACTAG
- a CDS encoding 2OG-Fe(II) oxygenase, translating to MINFYFLEKNREKLRLKYLTNKPFSYLIIDDFCDTNKLLKLREQIPELENKSRDYMFANNKFEKSNYKELGPLFKEIYEDLRSERFNSFLSYISSKDVFVDPKNHGGGLHQGKKNSFLDMHLDFNYHPLEKNWFRQMNLLLYLNTDWKEDYKGHLKIEDLRSGKKKELGVPFNRLIIQECGTYTLHGYDMTNFPKGNYRTSIATYAYTRHRNLMEKPRTTDWFPDNNSSLFKKISAKHYNRMVQIKNKLFGSGTAKNQ from the coding sequence ATGATTAATTTTTATTTTTTAGAAAAAAACAGAGAAAAATTACGTTTAAAGTATCTTACCAATAAACCCTTTTCTTATTTGATTATTGATGATTTTTGTGATACTAATAAATTACTTAAATTAAGAGAGCAAATCCCTGAGTTAGAAAATAAAAGTAGAGATTATATGTTTGCTAATAACAAGTTTGAGAAATCAAATTATAAGGAACTGGGACCTTTGTTTAAAGAGATTTATGAAGATTTACGTAGCGAAAGGTTTAATAGCTTTTTAAGTTATATTTCTAGTAAAGATGTATTTGTGGACCCAAAAAATCATGGAGGAGGACTTCATCAAGGGAAGAAAAATAGTTTTCTAGATATGCATCTTGATTTTAATTATCATCCTTTAGAGAAAAACTGGTTTAGACAGATGAATTTATTATTATATCTAAACACTGACTGGAAAGAAGATTATAAAGGACATTTAAAGATAGAAGACTTAAGGAGTGGGAAAAAAAAAGAACTAGGTGTACCTTTTAACAGGTTAATAATTCAAGAATGTGGCACCTATACATTACATGGTTATGATATGACTAATTTTCCAAAAGGAAATTATAGAACATCAATAGCAACATACGCATATACTAGACACAGAAATTTAATGGAAAAGCCAAGAACTACAGATTGGTTTCCAGATAATAATTCATCCTTATTTAAAAAAATTTCAGCAAAACATTACAATAGAATGGTGCAAATAAAAAATAAATTATTTGGAAGTGGAACTGCTAAAAACCAATAA
- a CDS encoding O-antigen ligase family protein — protein MRLSSLKERVIKHFDFILLAIIVFAMPFKLNYGNLVLIIGTIYSLYILVIKKEKIKLLSFFTFFPFLFFLITLFSALSSKNISQGFIVVNRDLLLILIPITLLVLTRKSFNLKRLLTVYVISNVFATTILLIANIVKCVKGLDISQLFFHNFTRLYNQHPVYYSLYLAMSSFALNDLYFKKYLYFKNSLFVYLFFTFIILGGVFFCASKIIIVLFCILYLIQIFTNVKKQKYKIIILFFSITAILLIFKVNYIRKRFSEGLKINSTKFKPTNDIRLAKVFSYEERTNISDLDHRVILAKIGIFHFINDKKLITGYGNGDVQGYLDYYYMSYGLAPKWFEGHNLHNQYLQILISYGIFVFSLFIIYLLISSYKLIRSKNLLSIYFVIMILIAFCFESYLMRNKGIMFFYFFNTIFLIDLQKKCSRL, from the coding sequence ATGAGATTATCGAGCTTAAAAGAAAGAGTTATAAAACATTTTGATTTTATATTATTAGCTATAATTGTTTTTGCAATGCCCTTTAAATTAAATTACGGTAATTTGGTTCTAATTATTGGAACTATTTATAGTTTATATATTTTAGTCATTAAAAAAGAAAAGATTAAGCTACTATCGTTCTTCACTTTTTTTCCTTTTTTGTTCTTTTTAATTACATTGTTTAGTGCTTTATCCAGTAAAAATATTTCACAAGGATTTATTGTGGTAAATAGAGATTTACTTTTAATTTTAATTCCTATTACATTATTGGTATTAACTAGAAAAAGTTTTAATTTAAAGAGACTACTCACTGTTTATGTAATTTCCAATGTATTCGCTACAACAATACTTCTTATCGCTAACATAGTTAAGTGTGTGAAAGGTTTAGATATTAGTCAACTCTTTTTTCATAATTTTACTAGACTTTACAATCAACACCCAGTTTATTATTCACTATATTTAGCAATGAGTAGCTTTGCTTTAAATGATTTGTATTTTAAAAAATATTTGTATTTCAAGAATTCTTTGTTCGTATACTTATTTTTTACTTTTATAATTTTAGGAGGAGTTTTCTTTTGTGCATCTAAAATTATAATAGTTTTATTTTGTATTTTATATTTAATACAGATATTTACAAATGTAAAGAAACAAAAATATAAAATAATTATTCTTTTTTTTTCTATTACAGCTATACTATTAATTTTTAAAGTTAACTACATTAGAAAAAGGTTTAGCGAAGGATTGAAAATCAATAGCACTAAATTTAAACCAACAAATGATATAAGGTTAGCAAAAGTTTTCTCTTATGAAGAACGAACAAATATTAGTGATTTAGATCACAGGGTAATACTTGCTAAAATTGGAATTTTTCATTTTATTAATGATAAAAAATTAATAACAGGCTATGGTAATGGAGATGTTCAAGGTTACCTCGATTATTATTATATGAGTTATGGTCTTGCCCCTAAGTGGTTTGAAGGTCATAACTTGCATAATCAATATTTACAAATATTAATAAGCTACGGAATCTTTGTATTTAGTTTGTTTATAATATATCTATTAATCTCATCATATAAATTGATAAGATCAAAAAACTTGCTAAGTATTTATTTTGTTATTATGATTTTAATTGCATTCTGCTTTGAAAGTTATCTTATGAGAAACAAAGGAATTATGTTTTTTTATTTTTTTAATACTATTTTTCTGATAGATTTGCAAAAAAAATGTTCTAGGTTATGA
- a CDS encoding acylneuraminate cytidylyltransferase has translation MKTVAFIPVREGSKSISLKNIKPFCGKPLIYWSLKAAVETAEIDEVVVATDSLVIKDTVKSFSFDKVSIYDRDKLNAQDSSPTESVMLEYLSKSNLSTTDNFILIQATSPLLSNKNLSEGFNLLKKNDSVLSCVRSKRFFWNEKGKPLNYDYKNRPRRQDFDGLLMENGAFYINSVHNILENKNRISGKIGVSIMPEYTAVEIDEEDDWIIAESLMKRFILKSQNKKSVKLVLTDVDGVLTDAGMYYSEKGDELKKFNTRDGKAFELLRKANIKTGIITSENTKIVERRAKKLKVDYLFQGKEHKGKLSAALDICKKINISLSDVAYIGDDLNCYELLSNVGFAACPCDAVEKVKSIPSIQILNCRGGEGVFREFVDSFLIN, from the coding sequence ATGAAAACAGTAGCTTTTATACCTGTACGTGAAGGCAGTAAGTCTATTTCTTTAAAGAATATTAAACCTTTTTGCGGAAAACCTCTTATTTATTGGTCTTTAAAAGCAGCTGTTGAAACAGCTGAAATTGATGAAGTTGTAGTTGCAACAGATAGTTTGGTAATTAAAGATACAGTAAAATCTTTTTCATTTGATAAAGTATCAATTTATGATAGAGATAAACTTAATGCGCAAGATTCATCACCAACTGAAAGTGTTATGCTAGAATATTTATCAAAATCTAATTTAAGTACAACAGATAATTTTATATTAATTCAAGCAACATCTCCTTTACTTAGCAATAAAAATTTAAGTGAGGGTTTTAACCTTTTAAAGAAAAATGACTCAGTATTATCATGTGTTAGAAGTAAACGATTTTTCTGGAATGAAAAAGGAAAACCTTTAAACTATGATTATAAAAATAGACCAAGGAGGCAAGATTTTGATGGGCTTTTAATGGAAAATGGGGCATTTTATATAAATTCAGTTCATAATATTTTAGAAAATAAAAATAGAATTTCAGGAAAAATAGGTGTTTCAATAATGCCTGAGTATACTGCTGTTGAAATAGATGAAGAAGATGATTGGATTATTGCAGAGTCTCTTATGAAAAGGTTTATTTTAAAAAGCCAAAATAAAAAAAGCGTAAAGCTAGTTCTTACTGATGTTGATGGAGTTTTAACAGACGCAGGTATGTATTACTCCGAAAAAGGAGATGAGTTAAAAAAATTCAATACTAGAGATGGTAAAGCTTTTGAATTGCTAAGAAAAGCAAATATTAAAACAGGAATTATTACTTCTGAAAACACCAAAATTGTAGAACGTAGAGCAAAAAAACTTAAAGTAGATTATTTATTTCAGGGTAAAGAGCATAAAGGAAAACTATCAGCAGCGCTGGATATTTGTAAAAAAATAAACATAAGTTTAAGTGATGTAGCTTACATTGGTGATGACCTTAATTGTTATGAACTACTTTCTAATGTTGGATTTGCAGCTTGCCCCTGTGATGCAGTAGAAAAGGTTAAGTCCATACCAAGTATACAAATACTAAATTGTAGAGGAGGTGAAGGTGTTTTTAGAGAATTTGTAGATAGTTTTCTTATTAATTAA
- a CDS encoding glycosyltransferase, translating into MNLIIVPFHDWRKIKKEGFRTRDAHFIESLQQSNRIEKIIIINRPTTLLEIVLKKKKRKIEGRSIFNRNGFQLIEVNPTTYIVDYISKDIYGQIMRKFLWFIDEFSNDKYIDFINECIGKLQICTYNLLSQNVFAHKLISKLNPQKSVFDAWDNFCLIDDYFSIKKQIKQGYVSYSQNVDLWITNSRDNIDYFSKEFNLSEIILIKNGLDVNRFNLNANYRIPKDINNIQKPIVGFGGKITQTINIELLNYAILNNPEVSFVLIGQILDDEIFESIVKLNNVHYLGDKFYDEYPNYVNAFDICLVPYYIEENKKSGTNPIKVYEYLALNKKVIGTNGNGLEDLEGYLYLIHNKKELSNEIKRGIKNEKPKMDFNKNSWQTKTNEFLNLLQ; encoded by the coding sequence ATGAATTTAATTATAGTGCCTTTTCATGATTGGCGAAAAATTAAAAAAGAAGGATTTAGAACTAGAGATGCTCATTTTATTGAAAGCTTACAGCAATCAAATAGAATTGAAAAAATTATAATTATAAATAGACCAACTACATTATTAGAAATTGTATTAAAAAAGAAAAAAAGGAAAATTGAAGGTAGGAGTATTTTTAATAGAAATGGATTTCAGCTTATAGAAGTTAATCCAACTACTTATATCGTAGATTATATTTCAAAAGATATTTATGGCCAAATTATGAGAAAATTTTTATGGTTTATAGATGAGTTCTCTAATGATAAATATATTGATTTTATTAATGAGTGTATAGGTAAATTGCAAATATGTACTTATAATTTGCTATCTCAAAATGTTTTTGCCCATAAATTAATATCAAAATTAAATCCTCAAAAAAGTGTTTTTGATGCATGGGATAATTTCTGTTTAATTGATGACTATTTTTCCATTAAAAAACAAATAAAACAAGGGTATGTTAGTTATTCTCAAAATGTTGATTTATGGATTACAAATTCTAGAGACAATATAGACTACTTTTCTAAAGAATTTAATCTATCAGAAATTATACTAATTAAAAATGGTTTAGATGTAAATAGGTTTAATTTAAATGCTAATTATAGAATACCAAAAGATATTAATAACATTCAAAAACCTATTGTTGGGTTTGGAGGCAAAATAACACAAACAATAAATATAGAATTATTAAATTATGCAATTCTCAATAATCCAGAAGTTTCTTTTGTTTTAATTGGTCAGATATTAGATGATGAAATATTTGAATCAATTGTTAAATTAAATAATGTACATTACTTAGGAGATAAGTTTTATGATGAATATCCAAACTATGTCAATGCTTTTGATATATGTCTTGTTCCGTATTATATAGAAGAAAACAAAAAATCAGGCACCAATCCAATTAAAGTATATGAATATTTGGCATTAAATAAAAAAGTTATAGGAACTAATGGGAATGGGTTGGAAGATTTAGAAGGTTACCTGTACTTAATTCACAATAAAAAAGAATTATCAAATGAAATAAAACGAGGTATTAAAAACGAAAAGCCTAAAATGGATTTTAATAAAAATAGTTGGCAAACAAAAACAAATGAATTTTTAAATCTACTTCAATAG
- a CDS encoding DUF1972 domain-containing protein encodes MKIGIIGTRGIPNHYGGFEQFAEYLATYLVKKKCQVYVYNSSNHPYKENTFKGVNIVTCNDPENKMGTIGQFIYDLNCILDSRKKELDIILQLGYTSSSIWSFLFPKKTLVITNMDGLEWKRTKYNFFVREFLKYAERIAANNSDFLVADSEGIKAYIDKKYNKNSKFIAYGSEVVTSIDENILKKYNVEKQKYNMLIARMEPENNIETILNGVALSAIKTPFLVIGNYNNTSFGKRIKNKFKNYKQILFLGSIYNTKELNSLRYFCNLYFHGHSVGGTNPSLLEAMGSSSLIIAHNNIFNKAVLKKNAFYFYNSEDVSFYLKNKNKNDELNKIESNKAKIENEFDIDKINESYLSFFYECIEKNK; translated from the coding sequence TTGAAAATAGGAATTATAGGTACAAGAGGAATACCAAATCATTATGGAGGTTTTGAACAATTTGCAGAATATTTAGCCACATATTTGGTGAAAAAAAAATGTCAAGTTTACGTTTATAACTCCTCTAATCATCCTTATAAAGAAAATACATTTAAAGGGGTAAATATTGTTACTTGTAATGATCCAGAAAATAAAATGGGAACAATTGGTCAATTTATTTATGACTTAAACTGCATTTTAGATTCTAGAAAAAAAGAATTAGACATTATTCTTCAACTTGGATATACTAGTAGTTCTATTTGGTCTTTTCTTTTTCCCAAAAAAACATTAGTTATAACTAATATGGATGGCTTAGAATGGAAAAGAACTAAGTATAATTTTTTTGTACGAGAATTTTTAAAATATGCTGAAAGAATTGCTGCAAATAACAGTGATTTTTTAGTGGCCGATTCTGAAGGTATTAAAGCTTATATTGATAAAAAATATAATAAAAATTCAAAGTTTATTGCTTATGGAAGTGAGGTGGTTACTTCAATAGATGAAAATATTCTAAAAAAATATAATGTAGAAAAACAAAAGTATAATATGTTAATTGCTAGAATGGAACCCGAAAATAATATAGAGACTATTTTAAATGGTGTAGCTTTAAGTGCTATAAAAACACCATTTTTAGTTATTGGTAATTATAACAATACATCTTTTGGTAAAAGAATTAAAAATAAATTTAAAAATTATAAGCAAATATTATTTCTCGGTAGTATATATAATACAAAAGAGTTGAACAGTTTGAGGTACTTTTGCAATCTTTACTTTCATGGCCATTCTGTAGGAGGTACAAATCCTTCATTACTCGAGGCTATGGGATCAAGCAGTTTAATAATAGCCCATAATAATATATTTAATAAAGCAGTACTTAAAAAAAATGCGTTTTATTTTTACAACTCAGAAGATGTAAGCTTTTATTTAAAAAATAAAAATAAAAATGACGAACTAAATAAAATAGAGAGCAATAAAGCTAAAATAGAAAATGAGTTTGATATTGATAAAATAAATGAAAGTTATCTCTCATTCTTTTATGAGTGCATTGAAAAGAATAAATAA
- a CDS encoding glycosyltransferase family 2 protein, producing the protein MNNNLMITGSIVLFEENLHNLYTTIHSFLNIPIYKKLFLIDNTRNKFFEYVFTDQCIEYIAIGKNIGFGSGHNVVIDKIKNLSNFHLILNPDVNFEKTVIPNLISELKKDESLSMIAPKVLFPNGEHQYSCRRYPQFLELIARRFAFIKPILKSTIYKGQYKDKDLTSPFYADYLAGCFHLYKTQDFVKLKGFDERYFLYMEDVDICKKIDKLGKRKLYFPKEEIKHVLKQGSSKNLNLFFRHTISVIKYFNKWGLK; encoded by the coding sequence ATGAATAATAATTTAATGATAACAGGTTCAATTGTTCTTTTTGAAGAAAATTTACATAATTTATATACTACAATTCATAGTTTTTTAAATATACCGATATATAAAAAGCTTTTTTTAATAGATAATACAAGAAATAAGTTTTTTGAATATGTTTTCACAGATCAATGTATAGAATACATTGCTATTGGTAAAAATATCGGCTTTGGTTCTGGTCATAATGTAGTTATAGATAAAATCAAAAATTTATCTAACTTTCATCTAATTTTGAACCCCGATGTTAATTTTGAGAAAACAGTAATTCCTAATTTAATTTCAGAATTAAAAAAAGACGAAAGTCTTTCTATGATTGCTCCAAAAGTTTTATTTCCTAATGGAGAACATCAGTATTCTTGTAGAAGATACCCACAGTTTTTAGAACTTATTGCAAGAAGATTTGCATTTATAAAACCAATATTAAAATCAACAATTTATAAAGGTCAGTATAAAGATAAAGATTTAACAAGTCCGTTTTATGCAGATTACCTTGCTGGTTGTTTTCATCTTTATAAAACCCAAGATTTTGTAAAATTAAAAGGTTTTGATGAACGCTATTTTTTATATATGGAAGATGTTGATATCTGCAAAAAAATAGATAAATTAGGAAAAAGAAAGCTATATTTTCCTAAAGAAGAAATTAAACATGTCTTAAAACAAGGATCATCTAAAAACTTAAATTTATTTTTCAGGCATACCATATCCGTAATTAAATACTTTAATAAGTGGGGCTTAAAGTAA